Proteins from one Mycobacterium sp. EPa45 genomic window:
- a CDS encoding amidase has product MDLKHAADLADLDAIGQAALAASGEVSAAELLDAAILRLEAARGLNAVITDLFERGRDQAVAIDRAGTLRTGDAGPVAGVPFLLKDLGASLAGAREAMGSRALRNHIAPHTAWIVERYLAAGLVVFGKTNTPEWGNHCTTEPTLFGRTANPWAPDITPGGSSGGSASAVAAGVVPAASGGDGTGSIRVPASCCGLVGLKPRRARTSFAPSGQLLEGLAVEHALTRTVRDSAALLDVVTGGAPGDPYNAPLPAQGFLQALGQPPAPQRILVATHSPFPAPQTDPRVAAAVESAGLALESAGHHVDPGAPAFDTDAVADAIAILHTVSNVQLYNYAKSHLGREPREDEFEPSSWVMMREGFTTSGVDYADAIEAIHAQTRRFVTGMSAHDVLLVPTLLAPPPHYGILDQPRGTTRAFFDVEFAHTGWTTMANVTGWAAISLPLATTEDGLPIGVQLMAPEETVLLQLAAQLEQAVPWAQRHPAGWLGAPPA; this is encoded by the coding sequence ATGGATCTCAAACATGCCGCCGACCTTGCCGATCTCGACGCCATCGGACAGGCGGCCCTTGCCGCTTCCGGAGAGGTGTCGGCCGCCGAATTGCTGGACGCGGCGATCTTGAGGCTCGAAGCCGCCCGCGGCCTCAATGCCGTCATCACCGACCTTTTCGAACGTGGACGCGATCAAGCGGTCGCCATCGACCGGGCGGGCACGCTGCGCACCGGTGACGCAGGACCGGTGGCCGGAGTTCCCTTCCTGCTCAAGGACCTTGGGGCGTCGCTGGCCGGCGCTCGTGAGGCGATGGGTTCGCGCGCCCTGCGCAATCACATCGCCCCGCACACGGCGTGGATCGTCGAGCGTTATCTGGCGGCCGGGCTGGTGGTGTTCGGCAAGACCAACACTCCGGAATGGGGCAACCACTGCACCACCGAACCGACGCTGTTCGGCCGCACCGCCAACCCGTGGGCGCCGGACATCACGCCCGGCGGTTCAAGCGGCGGGTCGGCTTCGGCGGTGGCCGCCGGTGTCGTGCCGGCAGCCTCGGGCGGCGACGGCACGGGGTCGATCCGAGTGCCCGCGTCCTGCTGCGGACTGGTCGGCCTCAAACCTCGGCGGGCACGCACGTCGTTCGCACCGTCCGGTCAGCTGCTCGAGGGACTGGCGGTCGAACATGCGCTGACCCGCACGGTCCGCGACAGCGCCGCCCTGCTCGATGTGGTCACCGGCGGTGCGCCGGGCGATCCGTACAACGCGCCGTTGCCCGCTCAGGGTTTTCTGCAGGCACTCGGTCAGCCACCGGCACCGCAGCGGATCCTGGTCGCCACACATTCCCCTTTTCCGGCCCCGCAGACCGACCCGCGGGTCGCGGCCGCTGTCGAATCCGCCGGGCTCGCATTGGAATCAGCCGGCCACCACGTAGACCCGGGGGCGCCGGCGTTCGACACCGACGCCGTCGCCGACGCAATCGCGATCCTGCACACCGTGAGCAACGTGCAGCTGTACAACTACGCGAAGTCCCACCTCGGCCGTGAGCCCCGCGAGGACGAGTTCGAGCCCAGCAGCTGGGTGATGATGCGGGAAGGCTTCACCACCTCCGGTGTCGACTACGCCGACGCCATCGAAGCCATTCACGCCCAGACCCGCCGATTCGTCACGGGAATGAGCGCCCACGACGTCCTGTTGGTTCCGACGTTGCTGGCGCCGCCGCCGCATTACGGCATTCTGGATCAACCCCGGGGCACCACCCGCGCGTTCTTCGACGTCGAATTCGCACATACCGGGTGGACCACCATGGCCAACGTGACCGGCTGGGCGGCGATCTCGCTACCCCTGGCGACCACCGAGGACGGGTTGCCCATCGGTGTTCAGTTGATGGCGCCCGAGGAGACGGTACTGCTGCAGCTGGCCGCGCAACTCGAGCAGGCGGTTCCGTGGGCGCAGCGACACCCGGCGGGATGGTTGGGCGCGCCCCCGGCCTGA
- a CDS encoding alpha/beta fold hydrolase, which translates to MVVAIARPKLEGNIAVSEDRQIGFAEFGCAQGRAVFWLHGTPGARRQIPVEARVFAEQNDIRLIGVDRPGIGSSTPYQYENVLAFSKDLAIIADTLGVDKMAVVGLSGGGPYTLGCATAMPERVVAAAVLGGVAPTVGPEAIKGGLMKVGTAAAPLIEVAGAPLRLAAVSLIRLIKPVAEPALYIYASISPEGDRKMLVRPEFKAMFLDDLLNGSRKQLAAPLADIVVFARDWGFRLDEVKVPVRWWHGDKDHIVPFAHGQHVVSKLPDAQLYTLPGESHLAGLGRAEEILRAMLELWDRDENA; encoded by the coding sequence ATGGTTGTCGCTATCGCTCGTCCCAAGCTGGAGGGCAATATCGCCGTCTCGGAGGACCGTCAGATCGGTTTCGCCGAGTTCGGCTGTGCCCAGGGCCGGGCCGTCTTCTGGTTGCACGGTACGCCCGGCGCTCGACGGCAGATCCCGGTAGAAGCGCGAGTGTTCGCCGAACAGAACGACATTCGGCTCATCGGGGTCGACCGGCCCGGGATCGGATCGTCCACCCCGTACCAGTACGAAAATGTGTTGGCGTTTTCGAAGGACCTGGCGATCATCGCCGACACCCTCGGGGTCGACAAGATGGCCGTCGTCGGGCTGTCCGGCGGCGGTCCGTACACGCTGGGCTGTGCGACCGCGATGCCCGAACGGGTCGTGGCTGCCGCCGTGCTTGGCGGGGTGGCACCGACCGTCGGGCCCGAGGCCATCAAAGGCGGGTTGATGAAGGTGGGCACGGCCGCGGCCCCGCTCATCGAGGTCGCCGGCGCGCCGCTGCGTCTCGCGGCCGTCAGCTTGATCCGGCTGATCAAGCCGGTGGCGGAGCCCGCCCTCTACATCTATGCCAGCATCTCCCCCGAGGGTGACCGCAAGATGCTGGTGCGACCGGAATTCAAGGCGATGTTCCTCGACGACCTGCTCAACGGCAGCCGCAAGCAGCTGGCGGCCCCACTGGCCGACATCGTGGTGTTCGCCCGGGACTGGGGATTCCGCCTCGACGAGGTGAAGGTGCCTGTCCGGTGGTGGCACGGCGACAAAGACCACATCGTGCCGTTCGCGCATGGACAGCACGTGGTGTCCAAGCTGCCCGACGCGCAGCTCTACACCCTGCCCGGTGAGAGCCACCTGGCCGGCCTGGGCCGCGCCGAGGAGATCCTGCGCGCCATGCTGGAGCTGTGGGATCGCGACGAGAACGCGTAA
- a CDS encoding competence/damage-inducible protein A, protein MSVRAGIVVTGTEVLTGRVADRNGPWVADRLLELGVELAHITICGDRPADIEAQLRFLAAEGVDLIVTTGGLGPTADDMTVEIVARFCGRELALDAELEARIAAILRNLMARFTGVDFDAVRAANRKQAMVPVGAHVLDPVGTAPGVVVPGSPTVLVLPGPPRELQAMWPAAVADEAFQQAVAGRTVYRQETVRMFGLAESGLAETLREAEALPGFTDLETTCLRRGEVEMVTRYEPHSAPAYAQLMELIRARHGELVFSEDGSLVDDQVARLLAGRRIVTAESCTAGLLAARLTDQAGSSAYVAGAVVAYANEAKVDVLGVDRALIDTRGAVSQEVAEAMAAGALRRFGADTAVAITGIAGPGGGTEAKPVGTVCFCVMLGDGTTVSRSVRLPGERADIRERSTTVAMHLLRRTLLGLA, encoded by the coding sequence ATGAGCGTGCGCGCGGGAATCGTGGTCACTGGCACCGAGGTCCTGACGGGGCGCGTCGCAGATCGCAACGGCCCTTGGGTGGCCGACCGCCTGCTGGAACTGGGCGTCGAGCTGGCCCACATCACGATCTGCGGCGACCGGCCCGCCGACATCGAAGCACAGCTTCGCTTCCTCGCCGCCGAGGGCGTCGACCTGATCGTCACCACCGGTGGCCTCGGCCCGACCGCCGACGACATGACCGTGGAAATCGTGGCGCGCTTCTGCGGACGCGAACTGGCGCTCGACGCGGAACTGGAAGCCAGGATCGCCGCGATCCTGCGGAATCTGATGGCGCGCTTCACCGGTGTCGATTTCGATGCGGTGCGTGCGGCCAACCGCAAACAGGCGATGGTGCCGGTCGGCGCCCACGTCCTCGACCCGGTGGGAACCGCGCCGGGCGTCGTCGTCCCTGGTTCGCCGACGGTGCTGGTGCTTCCCGGCCCGCCGCGTGAACTTCAGGCGATGTGGCCGGCCGCCGTCGCGGATGAGGCCTTCCAGCAGGCCGTCGCCGGGCGGACCGTCTACCGCCAGGAGACGGTCCGGATGTTCGGGCTGGCCGAGTCCGGGTTGGCCGAGACCTTGCGCGAAGCCGAGGCGCTGCCGGGCTTCACCGACCTGGAGACCACCTGCCTGCGCCGTGGCGAGGTGGAAATGGTCACCCGCTACGAACCGCACAGCGCGCCGGCCTATGCGCAGCTGATGGAACTGATCCGGGCCCGGCACGGTGAACTGGTGTTCTCTGAGGATGGCTCCCTGGTCGATGATCAGGTCGCGCGACTGTTGGCGGGGCGGCGCATCGTGACGGCGGAGTCGTGCACGGCGGGCTTGCTGGCGGCACGGCTCACCGACCAGGCCGGTTCGTCGGCCTACGTGGCAGGTGCGGTGGTGGCTTATGCGAACGAGGCGAAGGTGGATGTGCTGGGGGTCGATCGCGCGCTCATCGACACCCGCGGCGCGGTCTCCCAGGAGGTGGCCGAGGCCATGGCCGCCGGGGCGTTACGCCGGTTCGGCGCAGATACCGCGGTCGCGATCACCGGTATCGCCGGGCCGGGTGGCGGGACGGAAGCCAAACCGGTAGGGACGGTGTGTTTTTGCGTGATGCTGGGTGACGGCACGACGGTCAGCCGCTCGGTTCGGCTACCCGGTGAGCGCGCAGACATCAGAGAGCGGTCCACCACAGTGGCAATGCACCTACTGCGGCGAACTCTGCTCGGATTGGCTTAA
- a CDS encoding GNAT family N-acetyltransferase, giving the protein MTAQDRAAARREIADALLNALERRHEVLDAIVASDNRDSAITAVSALLGTSRRGTEAVLGLSFDQVTRDSRDRITAELRDLNSQLSFTLGERPASTDESLQLRPFSDESDRDIFATRTQEVGAAGDGSGAPAGNLDDEIRLARDRLSAEEAAWFVAIDGEDKVGLVFGELVGGEVNVRIWIHPDHRKKGYGTAALRKSRSEMAAAFPAVPLVVRAPGAAPR; this is encoded by the coding sequence ATGACCGCCCAAGACCGTGCCGCCGCCCGCCGCGAGATAGCCGATGCACTACTCAACGCGCTCGAGCGCCGCCACGAGGTGCTCGACGCGATCGTCGCCTCTGACAATCGGGACTCTGCAATCACTGCCGTCAGCGCGCTACTCGGCACGTCACGCCGGGGTACCGAAGCCGTCCTGGGCCTGTCGTTCGATCAGGTGACGCGGGACTCGCGCGACCGCATCACCGCCGAACTGCGCGACCTCAACAGCCAACTGTCCTTCACCCTGGGGGAGCGGCCGGCCAGTACCGATGAGAGCCTGCAACTGCGTCCGTTCTCCGACGAGTCCGACCGCGACATCTTCGCCACCCGTACCCAGGAGGTCGGCGCGGCGGGTGACGGTTCAGGCGCGCCGGCCGGAAATCTGGACGACGAAATCCGCTTGGCGCGTGACAGATTGAGCGCCGAGGAGGCGGCCTGGTTCGTCGCCATCGACGGCGAGGACAAGGTTGGCCTGGTGTTCGGCGAGTTGGTCGGCGGGGAGGTCAACGTGCGAATCTGGATACATCCCGACCACCGCAAGAAGGGTTACGGCACGGCAGCCCTGCGGAAGTCGCGCTCGGAGATGGCGGCCGCATTCCCCGCGGTGCCGCTGGTCGTTCGCGCTCCCGGCGCGGCGCCGCGCTGA